One region of Chitinophagales bacterium genomic DNA includes:
- a CDS encoding neutral zinc metallopeptidase, protein MEWQGNRESTNVEDRRGGGGGRRIAGGLGIGTIIIAAVVYFLGGDPTQVLQMGSGNQVSDYQEAPSHANGVKDEGWDFASTILASTEDVWNTEFQKIGMQYREPRLVLFTGQTVSDCGGAHAASGPFYCPADKQIYLDLSFFNELNRRFGVKGNFAPAYVIAHEVGHHVQDLMGITTKIHRMRQQVSEAEGNRLSVMLELQADFLAGYWARRAGNLKLTENDIRSALEAANAIGDDKLQKESQGYVVPDAFTHGTSEQRMEWFMRGFKAQSLNEGNTFQQLGS, encoded by the coding sequence ATGGAATGGCAAGGAAATAGAGAATCCACTAATGTAGAAGACCGAAGAGGCGGTGGTGGTGGCCGAAGAATAGCAGGAGGTCTTGGCATAGGCACCATAATCATAGCTGCTGTTGTATATTTTCTAGGCGGTGACCCTACGCAAGTTTTGCAGATGGGAAGTGGCAATCAAGTGAGTGACTATCAAGAAGCACCAAGCCATGCGAATGGCGTGAAGGATGAAGGTTGGGATTTTGCTAGTACAATTTTAGCGAGCACAGAAGATGTATGGAATACAGAATTTCAAAAAATAGGTATGCAATATCGTGAGCCCAGATTGGTGCTATTTACTGGTCAAACGGTCTCAGACTGTGGTGGTGCGCATGCTGCCTCTGGACCGTTTTACTGTCCTGCAGACAAGCAGATCTATCTCGATTTATCTTTTTTCAATGAACTCAATCGCAGGTTCGGGGTGAAAGGAAATTTCGCACCGGCTTATGTCATAGCTCATGAGGTGGGTCATCATGTGCAGGACTTGATGGGTATTACCACGAAAATACATCGCATGCGCCAGCAAGTTTCCGAAGCAGAAGGCAATAGGTTGAGTGTAATGCTGGAATTGCAGGCAGATTTTTTAGCAGGTTATTGGGCTCGTCGTGCCGGCAATTTAAAATTAACAGAAAACGACATTCGCTCTGCCCTAGAGGCGGCGAATGCTATCGGTGATGATAAACTTCAAAAAGAGTCTCAGGGTTATGTTGTCCCAGATGCATTTACACACGGCACCTCTGAGCAGCGTATGGAATGGTTTATGAGAGGTTTTAAGGCTCAGTCCTTAAATGAAGGAAATACCTTTCAACAGTTGGGGAGCTAG
- a CDS encoding transglycosylase domain-containing protein → MKFLEQRKIHWKWIGGFFLAIILFFTLLNFGLFGEMPSIKELENPKSHMASEVYAADGTMIGKIYTHNRVPCNFKELPPHLVNALIATEDSRFYIHSGIDPKAIMGVIKGMFTTGNRGGGSTITQQLAKNLFPRGRVNGIQLVFRKFKEWIIAVKLERNFTKHEIISSYFNTVEFSDNAYGVKAAAKTYFNKKIQDITVDEAAILVGMLKATYTFNPRVHPEASKERRNVVLSKMHEYGFLTDKDYEKYKSKPIKLNFNNDFYTDDLSPYFISYLKKYLKNYFQQHPKKDGSSYDIYSDGLKIYTTIDLKMQNYAEEAVQEHLKYYQKLMFSHWAGSSPWYSRPSFFLRHIKKTQRYKDLKAAGMEDDSIYAELKKPIKMTIWTYDNPNKEVEMSPWDSVKYYNMILQAGFLAIDPENGYVKAWVGGANFDHFKYDHVNPGTKRQVGSIFKPFLYAAAVDQKGYSPCHRVPNARIVFRPGNPKWKLAAAWSPSNSGGGYGGSPTLTQALSKSLNTVSARLMYEVGPYEVIKLCRNLGIDTNTKLKPYPSICLGTPEISVFEMVGAYTAYANEGLYNKPIFITHIDDMNGNTIYESYPTFKEAFRPEVAYVMQEMMKGVVDQGTAKRLRGTYGLKGEICGKTGTTQSNADGWFIGLTPRLIAGVWVGCDDRLVRFRSTGLGQGASMALPIWGKFFGKLAKDKDSSYRKLLDAKFAKLDSTKRTIITDCSKYQGWGAGAAGRADLTKIVESEIPSDVMETKYDNLDEDDLENKMNSEKPAPSPVNKYEPSPAAIDEKKAPAKKLEVK, encoded by the coding sequence ATGAAATTTTTAGAACAGCGAAAGATTCATTGGAAATGGATAGGAGGTTTTTTTCTAGCCATTATACTATTTTTTACCTTGCTCAATTTTGGATTGTTTGGAGAAATGCCATCCATTAAGGAATTGGAGAATCCAAAAAGCCACATGGCATCCGAGGTTTATGCTGCTGATGGCACTATGATAGGCAAGATATATACACACAATAGAGTTCCCTGCAATTTTAAAGAACTGCCGCCACATTTAGTCAATGCATTAATTGCCACTGAAGATTCTCGCTTTTATATACACTCAGGTATCGACCCAAAGGCCATTATGGGTGTGATAAAAGGCATGTTCACCACCGGCAATAGAGGCGGGGGAAGCACGATAACACAACAATTAGCTAAAAACTTATTCCCAAGAGGTAGGGTCAATGGTATTCAACTCGTATTTAGAAAATTTAAAGAGTGGATTATTGCCGTGAAGCTGGAGCGAAATTTCACGAAACATGAAATCATTTCTTCTTATTTCAACACTGTGGAGTTTAGTGATAATGCCTATGGTGTCAAAGCCGCAGCTAAGACATATTTTAATAAAAAAATCCAAGATATCACGGTAGATGAAGCTGCAATCCTGGTAGGTATGCTCAAGGCTACCTATACCTTTAATCCTCGTGTACATCCTGAGGCTTCTAAAGAAAGACGCAATGTAGTTTTGAGCAAGATGCATGAATACGGATTTCTTACTGATAAAGATTATGAAAAGTATAAATCTAAGCCTATAAAACTGAATTTTAATAATGACTTCTATACTGATGATTTATCTCCATATTTCATAAGCTATTTGAAAAAATATCTCAAAAATTATTTTCAGCAACACCCCAAGAAAGATGGCAGTTCTTATGATATTTACAGCGATGGTCTCAAAATTTACACTACGATAGATCTCAAAATGCAGAATTATGCAGAAGAAGCAGTGCAGGAGCATTTGAAATACTATCAAAAACTGATGTTTAGTCACTGGGCGGGCAGCAGTCCATGGTACAGTAGACCTTCGTTTTTCTTGCGCCATATAAAGAAAACACAGCGATACAAAGACCTCAAGGCTGCTGGTATGGAGGATGATTCTATTTATGCAGAGCTTAAGAAGCCCATCAAAATGACGATTTGGACCTATGACAATCCAAATAAAGAAGTAGAAATGTCGCCATGGGACTCCGTGAAGTATTATAACATGATATTGCAAGCTGGTTTTCTCGCGATTGACCCTGAAAATGGTTATGTCAAGGCTTGGGTAGGTGGCGCTAATTTTGACCATTTCAAATATGATCACGTCAATCCGGGTACTAAAAGGCAAGTAGGCTCTATATTCAAGCCCTTCTTATATGCTGCTGCTGTGGACCAGAAAGGGTATTCACCCTGTCATAGAGTGCCTAATGCTCGCATCGTATTTCGTCCGGGAAATCCTAAATGGAAGTTGGCAGCGGCTTGGAGTCCTTCAAATTCTGGTGGTGGATATGGAGGTTCGCCTACATTGACTCAGGCTCTTTCAAAGTCGCTCAATACGGTGTCGGCTAGACTGATGTATGAAGTGGGACCTTACGAAGTGATTAAGTTATGCAGAAATTTAGGAATAGATACTAATACCAAATTGAAACCTTATCCTTCTATATGTCTCGGGACACCTGAAATATCCGTATTCGAAATGGTGGGAGCCTATACCGCATATGCCAATGAAGGTCTTTATAATAAACCAATTTTTATCACTCATATTGATGACATGAATGGCAACACCATTTATGAATCCTATCCGACATTTAAAGAGGCTTTTCGACCTGAAGTAGCCTACGTCATGCAGGAGATGATGAAAGGCGTGGTAGACCAAGGGACAGCCAAACGATTAAGAGGCACCTATGGATTGAAAGGGGAAATATGCGGTAAAACAGGAACGACACAGAGCAATGCCGATGGTTGGTTTATAGGACTTACACCTAGATTGATAGCTGGTGTATGGGTGGGTTGCGACGATCGATTAGTGCGATTTAGAAGCACAGGATTGGGTCAGGGAGCCTCTATGGCTCTTCCTATTTGGGGTAAGTTTTTTGGTAAGTTAGCCAAGGACAAAGATTCCTCTTATAGAAAGCTATTAGACGCTAAGTTCGCAAAATTAGATTCTACGAAGCGAACGATCATTACAGACTGCAGTAAATATCAAGGCTGGGGTGCTGGTGCTGCTGGTCGTGCTGATTTGACTAAAATTGTAGAATCGGAAATCCCGTCGGATGTCATGGAAACAAAATATGATAATTTAGATGAAGATGATTTGGAAAACAAAATGAATTCTGAAAAACCTGCACCATCACCGGTCAATAAATATGAGCCTTCTCCTGCTGCTATTGATGAGAAAAAAGCTCCCGCTAAAAAATTAGAAGTTAAATAG
- the lpdA gene encoding dihydrolipoyl dehydrogenase — MSNFDVVVIGSGPGGYVGAIRCAQLGFKTALIEKYETLGGTCLNVGCIPSKALLDSSEHYFKARKEFEEHGIMTGKLSLDFPKMISRKANVVDMTVKGIDFLMKKNNITVLRGVGSFESANKINITDKDGNLSQIETKYTIIATGSKPASLPFIKLDKERVITSTEALSLKETPKNLLVIGGGIIGLELGSVYNRLGSKVTVIEYADKIGGAMDSEVCKELQRVLKKQGMDIQTSMKVNFVERKGKTVTVKALDSQDKEVVYEGDYCLVAVGRKPYTEGLGLEKIGITLDDRGRIPTDKNLQTTCANIYAIGDVVAGPMLAHKAEEEGVFVAELLAGQKPHLNHHLIPGIAYTWPEAAGVGKTEDELKKEGTPYKAGKFPFRASGKARAANDIDGFVKVLAHQETDEILGVQMIGARVADMIMQGAIAMTYRGSAEDVAITCFGHPTFSEAFKEAALDATSKRAIHV; from the coding sequence ATGTCCAATTTTGATGTAGTAGTGATAGGTTCTGGTCCCGGCGGCTATGTAGGTGCTATTCGATGCGCCCAGTTAGGTTTTAAAACCGCTTTGATTGAGAAATACGAGACCCTTGGAGGGACTTGCCTTAATGTGGGCTGCATTCCTTCTAAGGCCTTGCTCGATAGTAGCGAACACTACTTCAAAGCGCGCAAAGAATTTGAAGAACATGGCATTATGACGGGAAAGCTCAGTCTCGATTTCCCGAAAATGATCAGCCGAAAAGCGAATGTGGTGGATATGACGGTGAAGGGGATAGATTTTTTGATGAAGAAAAATAATATTACCGTTTTGCGAGGAGTAGGAAGTTTTGAATCGGCTAATAAAATAAATATCACAGATAAAGATGGCAACCTCTCGCAGATAGAAACCAAATATACTATAATAGCGACAGGTTCTAAGCCAGCGAGTCTTCCATTTATTAAATTAGATAAAGAACGTGTCATTACTTCTACCGAGGCTTTGAGCTTGAAGGAAACACCTAAAAATTTATTGGTCATTGGTGGTGGAATCATAGGATTAGAATTAGGATCGGTCTATAATCGATTGGGGTCTAAAGTGACTGTAATCGAGTATGCTGATAAAATAGGCGGAGCTATGGATAGTGAGGTCTGCAAGGAGTTGCAGCGCGTCTTGAAAAAACAAGGTATGGATATTCAAACCTCTATGAAAGTAAATTTTGTGGAGCGAAAAGGAAAAACAGTTACGGTAAAAGCCCTCGATAGTCAGGACAAGGAAGTCGTATATGAAGGAGATTATTGTCTCGTAGCGGTGGGTCGCAAGCCCTATACGGAGGGACTAGGTTTAGAAAAAATAGGTATAACCCTAGACGACCGTGGTCGAATACCAACAGATAAAAATTTGCAAACTACCTGCGCCAATATTTATGCTATTGGCGATGTCGTAGCTGGACCTATGCTTGCTCACAAGGCAGAGGAAGAGGGTGTATTCGTAGCTGAACTTTTAGCTGGACAAAAACCACACTTGAATCATCATTTGATACCCGGCATAGCTTATACTTGGCCAGAAGCAGCAGGTGTGGGCAAAACTGAAGATGAGTTAAAAAAAGAAGGTACTCCATACAAAGCCGGTAAATTTCCGTTCCGTGCCAGCGGTAAAGCCAGAGCAGCAAATGATATCGACGGATTTGTAAAAGTACTAGCTCATCAAGAAACGGATGAGATACTCGGCGTGCAGATGATTGGTGCTCGTGTAGCCGATATGATTATGCAAGGAGCTATAGCTATGACATATCGGGGATCGGCAGAAGATGTAGCGATTACTTGTTTCGGCCATCCTACATTTTCAGAGGCGTTTAAAGAGGCAGCTTTGGACGCTACGAGCAAGCGGGCGATACATGTATAA
- a CDS encoding glycosyltransferase, with amino-acid sequence MTRQVLYISYDGMTDTLGQSQVLPYICGLSMQGYSFTLISCEKPERFEANKNIIEKICLENNIDWHPLTYHKSPPIISTIWDINQIQKKAYQLQEIKNFSLVHCRGYISALVGLALKRRYSLKFLFDMRGLWADEKVDAGAWNLQSPIYRVVYNFFKKKEREFFLNADHTISLTERGKKEIQSWDYMRGLADNITVIPCCADTDLFDYSKLDNQKLQTWREQLQISEKDFVVSYLGSIGTWYMLEEMLDFFKVLKGKYAQAKFLFITHDEHERIKMEADKRGLTNDIIIQPGQRNEVPNLLALSSLSLFFIRPTYSKLASSPTKQAEIMAMGIPLICNSGVGDTDKLVMKYQAGYVIENLCEVNYKKLVSETDVTNFQKQKLREGALDYASLEKGIKSYEIVYKKCIAID; translated from the coding sequence ATGACTAGACAAGTACTCTATATCTCCTATGATGGCATGACAGATACCTTAGGTCAGAGTCAAGTGCTACCTTATATATGTGGATTATCTATGCAGGGATATTCATTCACTTTGATTAGTTGCGAAAAACCTGAAAGATTTGAGGCAAATAAAAATATCATTGAAAAAATATGTTTGGAAAATAATATTGACTGGCATCCTCTGACTTATCATAAATCTCCACCGATAATATCTACTATTTGGGACATAAACCAAATACAAAAAAAAGCATATCAACTCCAAGAAATAAAAAACTTTTCATTGGTTCACTGTCGAGGTTATATATCGGCTTTGGTTGGCTTGGCTCTCAAACGGAGATATAGCTTGAAGTTTTTATTTGATATGCGCGGACTCTGGGCCGATGAAAAAGTGGATGCGGGTGCATGGAATCTTCAAAGTCCGATTTATCGAGTAGTGTATAATTTTTTCAAGAAAAAAGAAAGAGAGTTTTTCTTAAATGCAGACCATACCATAAGCCTTACAGAGCGGGGCAAAAAAGAAATTCAATCGTGGGATTATATGCGAGGCCTTGCAGATAATATTACGGTGATTCCTTGCTGCGCGGATACGGATTTGTTTGATTATTCAAAATTGGATAATCAAAAATTACAAACTTGGCGAGAACAATTGCAGATTTCAGAAAAGGATTTTGTAGTATCATATTTGGGGTCTATCGGCACCTGGTATATGCTCGAAGAAATGCTCGATTTTTTTAAGGTTTTAAAAGGGAAATATGCACAAGCTAAATTTCTCTTTATCACGCATGACGAGCACGAACGAATCAAGATGGAAGCTGATAAAAGAGGCTTGACAAATGATATTATTATTCAACCAGGACAGCGAAATGAAGTGCCGAATTTGCTAGCTCTATCTTCCTTGTCCTTATTTTTTATTAGACCTACTTACTCCAAACTAGCTTCCAGTCCTACCAAGCAAGCAGAGATTATGGCTATGGGCATCCCTCTTATATGCAATTCGGGAGTGGGTGATACGGACAAATTGGTTATGAAATACCAAGCTGGCTATGTCATAGAGAATCTATGTGAAGTGAATTATAAAAAACTAGTAAGCGAAACAGATGTTACGAATTTTCAAAAACAAAAGTTGAGAGAAGGAGCTTTGGATTATGCGAGTTTGGAAAAAGGAATTAAATCCTACGAAATTGTTTATAAGAAATGTATAGCCATTGACTAA
- a CDS encoding HAMP domain-containing histidine kinase yields the protein MNKLTRFFKTKNKGEITLMLAIVVFAAVSIFYANKIAERIKMQEQAQVILWAKAIEEKAKILKLSNEIFLKLAEEERKKVEITSRATQLLANENHNENTTSLFLSIVTLNNQIPLIQTDENLVITDFKNIDKNVQKGIVLDKAKYPDFFKYKPIEVVFSDKKNYIFYKESIIYQNISTVIDKSSDQFISEITNNASLLPIVLLDKNRKLIQSSNIPEEIKANSQKFKDYLEELTNSHEPIILDIEPGNTKFLYYQSSNLASFVQWFPVVLYSVLAAILFLAFAAIRNVRRYEKNQIWVGMSKETAHQLGTPISSLSAWLEVLNENEALPLTQRNVVIEMKKDVSRLSLIADRFSKIGSKPKLDRINLHEILTTCFEYLKKRGSKKVHFQLKDIPPDLFVEINKELFEWVIENLVKNAFDSIHHEGEIAIETKLEKTQVCIDVIDTGKGIAPQDIEKIFEPGFTTKKRGWGLGLSLCKRIIEEYFNGKIYVLSSRLNHGTVIRVELPRKAKK from the coding sequence TTGAATAAACTGACTAGATTTTTTAAGACAAAAAACAAGGGTGAGATTACTCTCATGTTGGCTATAGTGGTATTCGCCGCAGTATCTATTTTTTATGCAAATAAGATAGCCGAGAGAATAAAAATGCAAGAGCAAGCTCAGGTGATTTTGTGGGCTAAGGCGATAGAGGAAAAAGCCAAAATTTTAAAACTATCCAACGAAATCTTTTTAAAACTAGCAGAAGAGGAAAGAAAAAAGGTGGAAATTACCTCTAGGGCGACTCAGCTACTCGCTAATGAAAATCACAATGAAAATACAACATCACTTTTTCTAAGTATTGTTACCCTCAATAATCAGATTCCATTGATTCAAACAGATGAAAACTTGGTCATTACGGATTTTAAAAATATAGATAAAAATGTCCAAAAGGGAATTGTATTAGATAAAGCTAAGTATCCTGATTTCTTTAAATATAAGCCCATAGAAGTCGTATTCTCCGATAAAAAAAACTATATTTTCTACAAAGAATCTATAATCTATCAAAATATATCGACGGTGATCGATAAATCTAGTGATCAGTTTATCAGTGAAATCACTAACAATGCTTCCTTGTTGCCCATTGTCTTATTAGATAAAAATAGAAAGCTAATTCAGTCAAGTAATATTCCAGAAGAAATCAAGGCAAATAGTCAGAAATTTAAAGATTACTTGGAAGAGCTAACCAATTCTCATGAACCTATAATTCTGGATATAGAGCCAGGCAATACAAAATTCCTCTATTATCAAAGTTCGAACCTGGCGTCTTTTGTTCAATGGTTTCCTGTAGTCTTATATTCTGTCTTAGCAGCTATTTTATTTTTGGCATTTGCTGCTATACGCAATGTCAGAAGGTATGAAAAAAACCAAATATGGGTGGGCATGTCGAAAGAAACGGCACATCAGCTAGGCACGCCTATATCCTCTCTAAGTGCTTGGCTAGAGGTACTCAATGAGAACGAAGCTCTACCACTGACACAGCGAAATGTAGTCATTGAAATGAAAAAGGATGTCAGCCGACTATCGTTAATAGCAGACAGATTTTCTAAGATAGGTTCCAAGCCCAAGCTAGATAGAATCAATCTCCACGAAATACTGACCACTTGTTTTGAATACCTCAAAAAGCGTGGGTCAAAGAAAGTGCACTTTCAGTTAAAAGATATTCCGCCTGATTTGTTTGTAGAAATTAATAAAGAACTTTTCGAATGGGTCATAGAAAATTTAGTAAAGAATGCCTTCGACTCCATTCATCATGAGGGCGAAATAGCTATTGAAACAAAACTAGAAAAAACTCAAGTCTGTATTGATGTAATCGATACCGGCAAGGGAATAGCACCCCAGGATATTGAAAAAATCTTTGAACCTGGATTTACGACTAAAAAACGAGGCTGGGGATTGGGTCTATCGCTCTGTAAGCGTATTATCGAAGAGTATTTTAATGGCAAAATCTATGTTCTTAGTTCGAGATTAAATCATGGGACAGTGATTAGGGTAGAGTTGCCTAGGAAAGCTAAAAAATAA
- a CDS encoding ATP-dependent Clp protease proteolytic subunit, whose product MDHLGNEFVKYATKHHRLNDKLVNDFIWMHGQPSSYLTPNIIEERRMNAVAMDVFSRLMMDRIIFLGVPIYDDVANIIQAQLLFLESTDAKSDIQIYINSPGGSVYAGLGMYDTMQYINPDVATICTGLAASMAAVLMCAGKKGKRTALPHARVMIHQPLGGAGGMASDIENTVIEMNKLKNELYTIIGNHSGQTVDKIAADSDRDYWMTAHEAKAYGMIDEVLERKK is encoded by the coding sequence ATGGATCACTTAGGAAATGAATTTGTAAAATACGCAACTAAACATCATAGATTGAATGACAAGCTAGTCAATGATTTTATTTGGATGCACGGTCAGCCTTCATCCTATCTTACCCCCAATATTATAGAAGAACGCCGAATGAATGCAGTCGCTATGGACGTATTTTCGCGTCTTATGATGGATAGAATCATATTTCTCGGTGTTCCTATTTACGATGATGTGGCGAATATTATCCAAGCACAATTGCTTTTCTTAGAATCCACAGATGCTAAGAGTGATATTCAGATTTATATCAATAGCCCTGGTGGCTCCGTTTATGCAGGACTAGGCATGTATGATACTATGCAATATATCAATCCTGATGTAGCTACTATTTGCACGGGCTTGGCGGCTTCTATGGCTGCGGTGCTCATGTGTGCTGGTAAGAAAGGTAAGCGCACAGCACTTCCTCATGCCAGAGTGATGATACATCAGCCGCTCGGAGGTGCTGGTGGTATGGCAAGTGATATTGAGAATACGGTGATTGAAATGAATAAACTGAAAAATGAACTCTATACTATTATAGGAAATCATTCAGGGCAAACAGTTGACAAGATAGCTGCAGACAGTGATCGAGACTATTGGATGACGGCGCATGAAGCGAAAGCCTATGGTATGATAGATGAAGTCTTGGAGCGCAAAAAATAA
- a CDS encoding type II toxin-antitoxin system RelE/ParE family toxin yields MEEISIRFAQYAQFSLIEIYNYYCETTTELIASQVYSRILDAIDDLLVNPYLEINEPYAPDFKFILCYDYKIIFKRFENVILIADIFHTSQDPSKIPEHTKV; encoded by the coding sequence ATGGAAGAAATAAGCATAAGATTTGCTCAATATGCCCAATTTTCTCTAATAGAAATTTATAATTATTACTGTGAAACAACAACAGAATTAATAGCAAGTCAAGTCTATTCAAGAATTCTTGACGCTATAGATGATCTGCTAGTTAATCCTTACTTAGAGATTAACGAACCTTATGCTCCTGATTTTAAATTTATTTTATGCTATGATTATAAAATTATATTTAAAAGATTCGAAAATGTAATACTAATAGCCGATATATTCCATACATCACAAGACCCAAGTAAAATACCTGAACATACAAAAGTTTAA
- a CDS encoding four helix bundle protein has product MVNKNVLLERSLEFGVKIVKLVHDVRIQKEEDILTREVFKVGTKIGARLREAEFSESLEHFVNCLQRAHLKAIQTEFHLELMLGVDLIDKETFQSLQRETTILRKLIDTNIKTAKQRFK; this is encoded by the coding sequence ATGGTCAATAAAAATGTATTATTAGAAAGGTCACTGGAATTTGGGGTGAAAATAGTAAAACTTGTGCATGATGTACGAATTCAAAAAGAAGAGGATATATTGACACGTGAGGTATTCAAAGTGGGTACAAAGATTGGAGCCCGACTACGTGAGGCTGAATTTTCTGAAAGTCTAGAGCATTTTGTCAACTGCCTGCAGCGAGCTCATCTCAAGGCTATTCAGACAGAGTTTCATTTAGAATTAATGCTCGGGGTCGATTTAATAGACAAAGAAACTTTTCAAAGTCTTCAACGTGAAACGACCATCTTGAGAAAATTGATTGATACGAATATCAAGACCGCTAAACAGCGATTCAAATAA
- a CDS encoding glycosyltransferase, with protein MTKKSILFVCPYPFDKAPSQRLKFEQYYDYFKENDYVITHDSFQSIAMWNVVYKSGHIFLKFIHTVLGYLSRIWLLCRLPFYDVVYIHLWVTPFGPPFFERLYRLFSRKIIYDIDDLVFMENSSEANAWIAKLKGKNKPIFLMKNADAIITTTPYLVHFSQQYNQHVHAIPPSLDENIFFPFLNNEKVKLTIGWVGSHTTEAYLEIVRPALESLAKELDYRMITMGAKNFRLKGVELINKEWNASQENEILNEIDIAIYPLPEAIWSQGKFGGKLIQYFAAGLPCIASDVNESNRIVIKNSVNGILVKNSDDEWLLALRLLAANESLRRKIGEQARLDFMNKYSHKANENKYLNILNAVTKN; from the coding sequence TTGACTAAGAAATCAATACTATTTGTTTGTCCATATCCCTTTGACAAAGCGCCTTCGCAGCGTTTGAAGTTCGAGCAATACTATGACTATTTCAAAGAAAATGATTACGTGATAACACATGATAGTTTCCAGTCTATAGCTATGTGGAATGTGGTCTATAAATCAGGTCATATTTTTTTGAAATTTATTCATACCGTATTAGGTTATTTGTCGAGAATATGGCTGTTATGTAGACTTCCGTTTTATGATGTAGTGTATATTCATCTTTGGGTCACACCTTTCGGGCCACCATTTTTCGAGCGGCTATATAGACTATTTTCCAGAAAAATTATCTATGATATAGACGACCTTGTTTTTATGGAAAACTCAAGCGAAGCGAATGCATGGATAGCAAAATTGAAAGGCAAAAACAAACCTATTTTTCTTATGAAAAATGCAGATGCCATTATTACTACAACACCTTATTTAGTTCATTTCAGTCAGCAATATAATCAGCATGTACATGCTATACCTCCTAGTTTAGATGAAAATATTTTTTTTCCATTTCTCAATAATGAGAAAGTAAAACTGACGATAGGTTGGGTGGGTAGCCACACGACGGAAGCTTATTTAGAGATAGTAAGGCCAGCGCTAGAGTCTTTAGCGAAGGAATTGGATTATCGAATGATAACCATGGGGGCAAAAAATTTTAGATTGAAAGGTGTGGAACTAATCAACAAGGAATGGAATGCCTCTCAAGAAAATGAAATACTTAATGAAATAGATATAGCCATCTATCCTTTGCCAGAAGCCATTTGGAGTCAAGGTAAATTTGGTGGAAAACTCATTCAATACTTTGCTGCAGGTCTACCTTGTATAGCTTCGGATGTCAATGAGTCTAATCGTATAGTGATAAAGAATAGCGTAAATGGGATACTTGTGAAAAATTCTGATGATGAATGGTTATTGGCTCTGAGATTATTGGCTGCTAATGAATCTTTACGACGAAAGATAGGTGAGCAAGCGAGATTGGATTTTATGAATAAATATTCTCACAAGGCTAATGAAAACAAATATTTAAATATTTTGAATGCAGTCACAAAAAATTAG